The sequence TTCAAGGAATTCTCCAAGATTCTTCGGAACCGACAGAAGAAGGGAGCTGGAAGAAGGGACGAGCCTTTCGGCCATGAAAACCATGTGCTTGCTGACGAATACGGAAAAATAATCATAAACGGAGAAAAGGGCCAGGAGTAGGATACCGGGAAGGGGACTCAGAGAGACCCCCAGCACCGCTCCCACCCCTGCTGAAGAGAGGATTAGAACAAGGTCCCTGTTGAGATGACTGGGTCTAATCATTCTCCATCCCACTAGCAGAAGGGAGAGGAAAAATCCCAGAGGAAACCAGCCAAACTTTGCCCCAATCAGTAAATCCAGCGTAAGCCAACAACAGAAAAAGATCACCATGACTTCGAAAATCCTGAACCATCTGGCCTTGAACTTCAGTAAAAAAAGAACGAAAAGGGTAAGGGGAAGGAGGACGGCGAAGAGGTAGAGAGAATTCCAAACACTTTGTGGATTGGAAAAAAGGAGTTCCGCTTCCTTTTTTTCCACTAACTCGAGATATCTGTCACTCACCATCAAACCCAAGAACTGCACCGTCAGAAAGAAAAGGAGCAAAACTATCGCTGCCTTCATCCTCTATCCTTGGCCTAGAAGAAAAAAACTGTTTTTTACCTCCTTTCCCACAACAAAAGATGGAAGAAAAAGAAGGATTGCTGGAAGTGGCCAGACTCATGGCCCTTTCAGCTAGAACCGCTCCAAAGGCAAGGGGTAGGGATCACCTCAGGATAAGGATCCTGACTATTCCCGAAAAAGAAAAACTGGCGGAGAAGATGGAGGAGATGGCGAATCAATACGAGTTCTTCCGCAGGGATGCCAAAAACATCAGAACTGCCAATACCGTTTTGCTCATAGGACTGGTGGGAGAACCCATGGACCTAAATTGCGGGGCCTGCGGCAGGAGCTGCGAGGAAATCAGAAAGGAGGGTAAGAAAGAGGGGAGGGGATGCGCTGGACCCATATGTGTAGTGGATGCCCTCAATTTGGGTATAGCCCTGGGTTCTGCCGCCAAAACGGCCTCGCTACTCAATGTGGATAACAGAATGATGTTTTCTGCCGGGGTGGCCGCCAGGAAAGCCGGACTAATGGAAGCCGATGTGGTGATTGCCCTCCCCCTCTCTGCCACGGGAAAGAACCCCTTCTTCGATAGGGGATAACCTCTTATGGAGGAAAGGGAGAAGAAAAAGGTGGTCCAATGGCGTGTGGAGGGGCTGAGGTAAGCGCCACCGTGGAGGAAGAAAAGCTCTTGAAGAAAAAGGCTGAGGCCCTAAAGGAGTGGGAAGAGTTCAAAAAGATGAGCAAGAAAAAAATCAAGTAAGTCAAGTGCCTGCCACTACAAGCTTAACCTGTTTCACTCCCCTGAGGGCTCCTAGCCTATCCACCAATTTTTTTATTTCTCCCGCCGTTCCTCTGACCAAAAGGGTTTCCATGCAATTCTTCTCATCTAAGTGAAGATGTTGGGAAGAACGGATGATCCCTTCACTTCTATGCTGTATTTCTAGGATCTCTTCCGTCAAACCTCTAACCTCATGATCGTAAACCATCACCACCACCCCCAAGAGCTCCCCCTCCAATTCGCTGCGCCATTTGTAATTGGTGAGGAAATCCCTGATGGCATCTCTAATGGCCTCAGAGCGACTTACATAGTTCTGCGATTTAAGAGAACGATCTAGTTCATGCAAAAGATCCTCGGGAAGGGTAATGCTTATCCTAGTTATTTTCTCTCCCATCTTCAACCTTAAGCCTCAGGTTCTTTAATCCTACCGGAGACCCAAATTAGAAATGTTTAAATTGTTTCCTCCAGGGTGTAGGATACGTGAAAGATGGGCTGGTAACGGCTCAAGAGATAACCTTTTACAACTCCCAAAACCCGAAACTTGGGTGAGAACCTGAAGATAGCGATAACAGGGAAGGGAGGGGTGGGAAAAACCACCATAGCAGCTGGACTGGCTAGGGCCTTTGGCAGGAGGGGAAAGAAAGTGGTGGCCCTAGACTTGGATCCTTCCCCCAACCTCCTCTTCACGTTGGGAACGGAGGGAGAAGTGGCGAAAGAAAAGCTGATACCCCTGATGGAGAGGTCTTCTCTCATCCAAGAGAGAACTGGAGCACCACCGGAGGGATATGGTCTGGTCTTCAAACTCAACCCCAAGGTAGACGACCTTCTCGATAGATTCGGTATAAAATGCAGGGATGGAGTGAAGTTACTGGTAGTGGGGAAAATCAGGAAGGGTGGACAGGGTTGTTTCTGTCCCGCCAATGCCCTTGCCAGGAGACTCATTGAGTATCTTTCTAGAGTGGCCGAAGTCCTCGTCCTAGACATGGAAGCGGGAGTGGAACATCTGGGGAGGGGAACCACGCAGGCTACGGAGGTAATGATCGTGGTGGTAGAACCAAGTCTAAAATCCCTCGAAACCGCCAAACAGATCAAAAAGCTTGGAGAAGATTTGGGGATAAACAAGATTTTCTCCGTGCTCAACAAGTTCAGGGAGGGAAGTGAGGGATTGATGAGAAAATTGGAAGAGGAAGGCATGCCCGTTCTGGCCGTTATTCCCTATACGGAAGCGGTGGCAAGAGCGGAGTTACTCGGAGAATCCGTTTTCGATTCTGAGGAAGGAAAGAATCTTTTTTCCAAATTCATGGAGCTCAGCTTGGAGCTGGAGGAAAGGATCAGATGAAGAAGGTCTTTCCGAGACTGGGCGCCTCCGTACTGGTGGAAAGGGGAGATAAGATCTTGCTGGTAAAGAGGGGTTCTGAGCCTGGAAAGGGAAGATGGGCGTTACCTGGAGGACTGGTGGAAGTTGGTGAAGGAATAAGAAAAGCTGCAGTGAGAGAAGTGAAGGAAGAGACGGGAATAAAGATAAGACTCAAGGGGTTGGTGGGTGTCTACGATATCTTGGAAAAGAATGGAAAGGGAGTGCTCCAATACCATTACGTTACCGTCTGCTTTTTGGGAGAAGCCCTCTCCACCGAAGTGAGGAAGGGGGGTGAAGTGCTGGATGCGGGATGGTTCGGGAGGGAAGAACTGGGGAAGAAAAAACTCACTAAAACCACCCGGAGGATTTTAAAGGAAAGGGGTTGGCTGGTGAAAGGTTGAGACTGGTAAAAAACGTATATTGGTATCCCGAGAAGGGATTGGGGGATTGTAACGTTTATGTGGTGGAAGGAAACCCCACCATCCTCATAGATCCAGGCAATCCTAGGTATCTGGAGAGACGTTTGAAGGAAATGAGGGAAGATGGGCTGGAACCGGAGGAAATAGAAATAATTGTAAACACACACAGTCATCCCGACCATTGTGGTGCCAACCGTCCCCTTCAAGAACTTTCTGGAGCCAAAATCATGATCCACAGGGAGGAAGAAGAACATCTCAAGTTCAGCATAGAATTCGGGAGATACTTCGGGATGGAAGTACCGAGGTTCGAAGTGGACTCTTACTTGGGAAACAAAATAGGAGAGGAGGAAACAGAACTCTTGGTCCTCCATACACCCGGTCATTCTCCTGGAAGTGTGAGCCTATATCACCCCAAATTGAAACTCCTTCTTTGCGGGGACCTGGTGTTCGAAGGTGGGGTGGGAAGGACCGATTTTCCTGGTGGAAGTTCGAAAGAACTTGCAACTTCTATAGAAAAGGTTTCCGTTCTCAACCTACAGTATCTTCTTCCTGGCCATGGAGGGATCCTGAAAGGTGAAGAAAGGATAAGGAGAAACTTCGAGTTCGTTAAGGAATACTTCCTTTAGCCCAAGGTCTTCTTGTAAACTTCCAGCAGCTTGTCCGCGGATTTCTTCCAACTGAAATTCCTCACTTTCTCCCTTGCATTCTTCACCATCCTTTCCCTCTCAGAAGGCGAGTCCAATAGATAGTTGATTCCCCAAGCTATGGCCTCTGGCTGGGGTTGAACCTTTATTCCTTCCACCAGGTTTTCCATGTTTTCATCCAGTCCTCCCACACCCGCGGCCACCACAGGTTTTCCGGCGGCCCAAGCCTCGAGCAAGACGATGCCAAAGGGTTCGTTGCGACTGGGGATACAGACGATGTCACTGGCTCTGAGGATTTCGATATACTTCCTCAAGGGCAAGAATCCCAAGAACTTAACAACGTGTCCTACCCCGAGTTCCCTCGCCCTACGCTCCAGTTCCTCCCTCATGCTTCCCGTACCAGTAAACACGAACCTCACCCTTTGCCCCTTCTCCAAAACTTTGGGGATGGCTTCTATCAAGAGATCGGGTCCCTTTTGGTACTCCAAGCGACCAGGAAAGAGTACTACAGGGTCCGAAGACAGACCATACTCCCTCTTTATCTCCTCCGGATTCACCTCTACTCCGAAATCCTCCGCATCTACGGCATTGGGTACCACCTCCACTTTTTCTTCTGGAAGATGGTATAGCCAGCAAACCTCCCTTTTCATGTAATTGGAAACGGTGGTAACCATGTCCGCCAAATAACCTCCATACCACTCCTTTCCTGAAATCTCCCTGAACTCCCACCAATCTCCAAACTTGTTTCCGTTCCTTCCGTATTCGGTGGAATGATAGGTAAAAACCAAGCGCCTCCCTTCCTGTTTCAGGAGATGTAAGGCTTCAACCACATGCCAGTCATGGCCGTGCACCAGGTCAAATCTCCCTTCCCTCCTTTCTACCCACTTCAGGGCGGACACCATCGCATGGGACATGTTCCTAGTGAGGGAAAAGAGATCAAAACCTGGATCGAACTTACACCTGTGGTAGTAAACCCCCTCCAGTCTCTCGTGCTCCTCTTGACCCTCCACCCATCTGGTAAAGAGGTGAACTTCATGGCCCCTCTTGGAAAGCTCGGCGGAAAGCTTGCTCACCACTACTCCCAATCCCCCTATCCAGATGGAATGCAGGGATTCCCAAGCAAGCATCGCCACCCTCATCCATACTACCTCCTAAAGTCTTCGCTAAAATAGGCAAAGGTTAGGGAAGATGGTTTTGCAACACTGCTTCGTATAGCTTGAGGGTGTTATCCGCTGCTTGATCGAAGGTAAACTTCTCCAGCACGCGCTTCCTAGCATTCTTGCCCAGTTCCTTCCTCAGCTTTTCATCCTTGAGGAGTTCTATCGTAAATTTGGCTACATCATAGGGATCATCGGGATTCACATGGCTCCCGCACCTTTCGGGACCCTGATGGATCACCTGTTCTCTAAAACCAGAAACCCCTTTAGCACCCACCACCACCGGCTTACCCATACTCATGGCTTCTGTGGCCACTATTCCAAAGGGCTCGTACTTGGAGGGGAAGACTGCCACGTCCGCAGCTGCATAGTGTAAAATTCTCTCCCTTTCATTCACGTACTGGAACTCCGTGATCACGCTCTTCTCCACCCCGAGTTGCCTTATCAGATCCCTCAGCATTTTCTCCTGCTCTCCTTTTCCTAAGATGACTAACTTGGCATTCGGCACCTCCGCTAGGATGAGGGGCATGGCCCTCACGAGCGTGTCTGCCCCCTTCACCCAGGACAACCTTCCTATGAAGAGGATCATGGGGTCTGTGCCCACCCCTAGCTTCTCCCTGAATTCAAGTATTTCCTCCTCTTTTACCGTCGAGGGATCGTATTTTTTTTCGTCCACACCGTTGTAGATCACCCGAATTTTCCTCTCCTCGTATCCCAAGGAAATGAGATGATCCCTCATGGCATAACTTACCGTCACTACCACTTCGGCCGTTCTTGCAGCCAACCTCTCCAGGTTCTTTATGGTGGGGGAACCATCGCCCACCCTTCCCTCTTCCACGGAATGAAGATGGAAAACGAAGGGTTTTTTCAGGTCCTTTTTACAGGTAATTCCGGCTATCCCAGAAATCCAATCATGGGCCACGATCAAGTCGAACTGTCTCTGATCGGCCCTCACCAACTGGTTGCAAACTTTAGTGGAAGAGAGGATGTTGTAAATGAAGGCATCGGCAAAGTATTGCTGGGCATGAAGGGGCCAATGCTTCACATCTTCCGGGACGATGAGAGGGAGGAGATCCGTTGCATCCACCGTCATAGGTCTATGGATCTCCACTCCTTCCTCCAGATCGGAAGTGGGTAAGTTTCCAGGATTCTTGGCAAAAACCGTTACGCTGTGCCCCCTCCTGGCAAAACGTCTAGTCATCTCATAGGCGTACGTACCCAAGCCCCCGACGAAGAAAGGGGGATACTCAAAAGAGAAGTACAGGATCCTCACCCTTCCACCGCTGATAACTTACTCTAAGGGGTATTAAGCGTTACTAAAATTAAAACACGCCGCTTCATTTAAATTTTAGGTGAGCCTAAATTTTAGATGGTCACCGAGAGTTCCGAGGAATATCTGGAGGCCCTCTACCGCCTAAAGGAGAGGGGGGAGAAAACCACCACCACGAAAGTGGCAAAGGAGTTGGGGGTGGCTCCCTCCAGTGCAACCCTCATGCTCAAAAAACTAGCTAAGGAAGGATATTTGCAACACCATCCCTACAGGGGGGTAATCCTCACCCAAAAAGGGGAAGAAACGGGAAGGGGCATCCTGAGAAAACACAGGATAATGGAGAGGTTCCTGAGCAGCCTGGGCCTTTCCCCCTCCAAGGCCCATGAAAAAGCCTGCGAACTCGAACATCATATACCCGAAGAGGTGGAGACCGCCATCCATCGAAAAATGGAGACGGAACGCCTCCTCCCCAAAGGGGTACCACCAGGTTCCCTCCCCCTCACGGGCTTACTGGAGGGACAGAAAGGGATAGTCTCCCATCTTTCTGGTGGAACTTCCGCCTGCCGTCGCCTGGCCGATATGGGCATTACTCCCGGAGTGGAAGTAGAGGTCCTGAAGTCCGCTCTCTTTCGCGGACCCTTGTTGGTGAAGGTAAGGGGAACCACGTTGGCGGTGGGTAGGGGTTTGGCCTCGAGGGTCTTCGTAAAACCCCTCGGGTGAAGGAATGGAGAAGATCAGGATAGCCCTAGCCGGCAACGCCAACGTTGGAAAGTCGGTGATTTTCAATTACTTCACCGGTCTCCACCAACACATTGGAAATTGGCCGGGGAAAACCGTGGAAAAGGCCGAAGGTACCCTATACTTCAAAGGAAAGCTCATCGACATGATAGATTTACCGGGCATTTACTCCCTCACCACTTTTTCCCTGGAAGAGAGAATTTCCAGAGAATACATTGCCAAGGAAAAACCAGATGTCGTAATAAACGTGGTGGATGCTTCCGCCCTCGAGAGAAACCTCTTCTTCACCCTTCAGCTGTTGGAGCTTGAACCCAAGATAGTGATAGCCCTTAACCAAATGGATGTGGCGGCGAGGAAAGGAATAAAGGTGGATCCCAGGCGGCTGGAAAGACAGCTGGGAGTCCCGGTGGTACCCACCGTGGCTGTGAGGGGAAAGGGGATGCATTCCCTCCTGGAAAAAGCCGTGGGGATGGCGGAAGGAAGGATCAAGCTCAAGCCCTTCAAGCCTTCCTATGGAAGGGAGATCGAAAGGAGAATCCATCTCCTTCTCCCCCTCTTGGAAAAGGAGAATTTCGGTTACCCCCCACGATGGTTGGCCCTAAAACTTCTGGAAGGGGATGAAGAGATCAGAAAGCTGGTGGGTAGGATTTCTCCACGCGCGGTTGAAGTGGCGGAAAAGTATTCCAAGGAACTCGAAGAACTCTACGGGGAAGAGGCTTCAACCCTTCTCACCTCCCTCAGATACAGTTTAGCCCACAGGATAGCCAGCAAGAGCCAGAAGATCTCTCCCAAACCCTTCCCAGCCGAAAGACTCGATGCACTCACCACCCATCCCATCCTGGGCTATTTCTTTTTGATCGGGATTCTCCTCTCCCTTTTCCTCACGGTTTTTTGGGTAGGGAGCATGCTGGAAGGGGGCCTGGAAAGGATCGCCAGGCCGATGGTGAAATGGACCTCGGAGAGGTTTGGAAGCTTGGTCGGGGAGGGAGTGGTGGAGGGAATGGTGGCGGGCTTGACCATCGTCCTCCCCTTCGTGCTACCCTTCTACATCCTCCTTACCCTGCTCGAAGACTCTGGATACCTCGCCAGAGGTGCCTTCTTGATGGACGGTTTGATGCACAGGCTGGGAATACATGGAAAGGCCTTCATTCCCATCCTGTTGGGATATGGCTGCAACGTCCCGGCTTGCTTGGGATGCAGAATCATGGAAACGGAGAGGGAAAAACTGCTCTCCGTTTTCCTCTCCACCTTGGTGCCCTGTGCAGCCAGGACGGTGGTGATTCTTGGGCTGGTGGGAAAATTCGTGGGAATAGGCTGGGCCATCGGGCTCTACCTGCTGGATCTGGCGGTGCTTTTCCTCTTGGGTAGGCTGGCCTTCAAGATCCTGCCCGGTGAGCCCATGGGACTGATCATGGAAATACCGCCCTACCGCAAACCCCATCTATCAACCGTACTCCGTCAGAGCTGGAACCGGACCAAGGATTTCATCTATGTGGCCTTTCCCTTCATCGTGGGGGGTAGTTTAATCCTAACGGCCCTGAGGATGGGTGGCCTCTTGAATCCCCTTTCGGATTTCCTAAAGCCACTCACGGTAGGCTGGTTGGGTCTTCCAGCAGTGGCAGGGGTAGCCCTCTTCTTCGGCATCCTGAGGAAGGAGCTCACCCTCATCATGCTCACCATGCTGCTCGGACAAGATCTCTCCCTCCATCTTACCCATGTCCAGATGATCGTCTTCGCCACCGTGACCATGTTTTACTTCCCGTGTGTGGCTACCCTGGCGGCCCTAATCAGAGAGGCGGGATGGAGGAGAGCCCTGTACATTGCAACAGCGGAAATCCTCTTCGCGCTCTGGCTGGGGGGAATAATGTATAGGCTTCTCCTGCTAGGGGGTATTTAGCTCTCCACCCTCGGATAAAG comes from Candidatus Hadarchaeales archaeon and encodes:
- a CDS encoding presenilin family intramembrane aspartyl protease, which codes for MKAAIVLLLFFLTVQFLGLMVSDRYLELVEKKEAELLFSNPQSVWNSLYLFAVLLPLTLFVLFLLKFKARWFRIFEVMVIFFCCWLTLDLLIGAKFGWFPLGFFLSLLLVGWRMIRPSHLNRDLVLILSSAGVGAVLGVSLSPLPGILLLALFSVYDYFSVFVSKHMVFMAERLVPSSSSLLLSVPKNLGEFLEEGKPVGRGKGKIFYLGGGDLILPLLFSSSVFACEGLLSFLLVSFSSALFLLFLLLLLHRKPGRIFPGLPFLSAGCLLGFLLSELL
- a CDS encoding DUF2148 domain-containing protein, translating into MEEKEGLLEVARLMALSARTAPKARGRDHLRIRILTIPEKEKLAEKMEEMANQYEFFRRDAKNIRTANTVLLIGLVGEPMDLNCGACGRSCEEIRKEGKKEGRGCAGPICVVDALNLGIALGSAAKTASLLNVDNRMMFSAGVAARKAGLMEADVVIALPLSATGKNPFFDRG
- the nikR gene encoding nickel-responsive transcriptional regulator NikR, which translates into the protein MGEKITRISITLPEDLLHELDRSLKSQNYVSRSEAIRDAIRDFLTNYKWRSELEGELLGVVVMVYDHEVRGLTEEILEIQHRSEGIIRSSQHLHLDEKNCMETLLVRGTAGEIKKLVDRLGALRGVKQVKLVVAGT
- a CDS encoding AAA family ATPase; its protein translation is MGENLKIAITGKGGVGKTTIAAGLARAFGRRGKKVVALDLDPSPNLLFTLGTEGEVAKEKLIPLMERSSLIQERTGAPPEGYGLVFKLNPKVDDLLDRFGIKCRDGVKLLVVGKIRKGGQGCFCPANALARRLIEYLSRVAEVLVLDMEAGVEHLGRGTTQATEVMIVVVEPSLKSLETAKQIKKLGEDLGINKIFSVLNKFREGSEGLMRKLEEEGMPVLAVIPYTEAVARAELLGESVFDSEEGKNLFSKFMELSLELEERIR
- a CDS encoding NUDIX hydrolase, which produces MKKVFPRLGASVLVERGDKILLVKRGSEPGKGRWALPGGLVEVGEGIRKAAVREVKEETGIKIRLKGLVGVYDILEKNGKGVLQYHYVTVCFLGEALSTEVRKGGEVLDAGWFGREELGKKKLTKTTRRILKERGWLVKG
- a CDS encoding MBL fold metallo-hydrolase, producing the protein MRLVKNVYWYPEKGLGDCNVYVVEGNPTILIDPGNPRYLERRLKEMREDGLEPEEIEIIVNTHSHPDHCGANRPLQELSGAKIMIHREEEEHLKFSIEFGRYFGMEVPRFEVDSYLGNKIGEEETELLVLHTPGHSPGSVSLYHPKLKLLLCGDLVFEGGVGRTDFPGGSSKELATSIEKVSVLNLQYLLPGHGGILKGEERIRRNFEFVKEYFL
- a CDS encoding glycosyltransferase family 4 protein, whose amino-acid sequence is MRVAMLAWESLHSIWIGGLGVVVSKLSAELSKRGHEVHLFTRWVEGQEEHERLEGVYYHRCKFDPGFDLFSLTRNMSHAMVSALKWVERREGRFDLVHGHDWHVVEALHLLKQEGRRLVFTYHSTEYGRNGNKFGDWWEFREISGKEWYGGYLADMVTTVSNYMKREVCWLYHLPEEKVEVVPNAVDAEDFGVEVNPEEIKREYGLSSDPVVLFPGRLEYQKGPDLLIEAIPKVLEKGQRVRFVFTGTGSMREELERRARELGVGHVVKFLGFLPLRKYIEILRASDIVCIPSRNEPFGIVLLEAWAAGKPVVAAGVGGLDENMENLVEGIKVQPQPEAIAWGINYLLDSPSERERMVKNAREKVRNFSWKKSADKLLEVYKKTLG
- a CDS encoding glycosyltransferase family 4 protein, which produces MRILYFSFEYPPFFVGGLGTYAYEMTRRFARRGHSVTVFAKNPGNLPTSDLEEGVEIHRPMTVDATDLLPLIVPEDVKHWPLHAQQYFADAFIYNILSSTKVCNQLVRADQRQFDLIVAHDWISGIAGITCKKDLKKPFVFHLHSVEEGRVGDGSPTIKNLERLAARTAEVVVTVSYAMRDHLISLGYEERKIRVIYNGVDEKKYDPSTVKEEEILEFREKLGVGTDPMILFIGRLSWVKGADTLVRAMPLILAEVPNAKLVILGKGEQEKMLRDLIRQLGVEKSVITEFQYVNERERILHYAAADVAVFPSKYEPFGIVATEAMSMGKPVVVGAKGVSGFREQVIHQGPERCGSHVNPDDPYDVAKFTIELLKDEKLRKELGKNARKRVLEKFTFDQAADNTLKLYEAVLQNHLP
- a CDS encoding metal-dependent transcriptional regulator; this encodes MVTESSEEYLEALYRLKERGEKTTTTKVAKELGVAPSSATLMLKKLAKEGYLQHHPYRGVILTQKGEETGRGILRKHRIMERFLSSLGLSPSKAHEKACELEHHIPEEVETAIHRKMETERLLPKGVPPGSLPLTGLLEGQKGIVSHLSGGTSACRRLADMGITPGVEVEVLKSALFRGPLLVKVRGTTLAVGRGLASRVFVKPLG
- the feoB gene encoding ferrous iron transport protein B, whose translation is MEKIRIALAGNANVGKSVIFNYFTGLHQHIGNWPGKTVEKAEGTLYFKGKLIDMIDLPGIYSLTTFSLEERISREYIAKEKPDVVINVVDASALERNLFFTLQLLELEPKIVIALNQMDVAARKGIKVDPRRLERQLGVPVVPTVAVRGKGMHSLLEKAVGMAEGRIKLKPFKPSYGREIERRIHLLLPLLEKENFGYPPRWLALKLLEGDEEIRKLVGRISPRAVEVAEKYSKELEELYGEEASTLLTSLRYSLAHRIASKSQKISPKPFPAERLDALTTHPILGYFFLIGILLSLFLTVFWVGSMLEGGLERIARPMVKWTSERFGSLVGEGVVEGMVAGLTIVLPFVLPFYILLTLLEDSGYLARGAFLMDGLMHRLGIHGKAFIPILLGYGCNVPACLGCRIMETEREKLLSVFLSTLVPCAARTVVILGLVGKFVGIGWAIGLYLLDLAVLFLLGRLAFKILPGEPMGLIMEIPPYRKPHLSTVLRQSWNRTKDFIYVAFPFIVGGSLILTALRMGGLLNPLSDFLKPLTVGWLGLPAVAGVALFFGILRKELTLIMLTMLLGQDLSLHLTHVQMIVFATVTMFYFPCVATLAALIREAGWRRALYIATAEILFALWLGGIMYRLLLLGGI